The sequence CCAGCTCCTCGCCGGCCGGCGTGGCGTGGTAACGGCCGCCGGCGCGCTCGAACAACCGCACGCCGAGGCGGCCTTCCAATTGATTCAGCCGGCGGAACACCGTCGCATGGTTGACGCCCATGCGCCGGGCCGCACCGGCGAGCGAACCGGTTTCACCGATCCAATGGACCAGGCGCAGGTCGTTCAGGTCTTCGGGTGTTTGCATTTTCGCAAGTCGATCTGGCCAATTTGGCGAATTGTATGGCGAATATTGCAAAACTAGACTGCAGGCCTCGACAACTTCTGCAGGAGCGCAACATGAAACGCAATCTGAGGGGCGCCTTGATCGCCCTCGCATGCTCGCTGGGCGTGCAGGCCGCCGAACCGATCTGGGACGGCAACACGGTGGAGATGGTCAGCGAGAAGCTGGCCGACGGCGTCTATGCCTACTACGCCGGCAACGCCCGCGAACTCAACGCCAAGGGCGGCGCGGCCGCCACCAGCAGCGGCCTGATCGTCGGCAGCAAGGGCGCGCTGCTGGTCGACACCATGCTCAACCGGCGCCTGAACGCGCAGGTGCAGCAGCTGAGCCGCAAGCTGGGGGCGAAACCGATCCTGTATGCCGTCAACACCAGCGCGCACGGCGACCATGCCTACGGCAACATGTACCTGCCGGCCGGCACCGTGGTGATCCAGCACGCGCAGACGCGCCGCTACATGGACCAGCACCTGGCGGACGACAAGGCCTTCATGATCAAGAATTTCGGCGCCGGTCGCGGCATCGAGGAGATCGAGGCGCGCACCGGCGACCTGCTGGTGGCGCCGGGCGGCACCGTGACGCTGGACCTGGGCGGCCGGACGGTCGACGTGATCGACTTCGGTTTCGCCCAGACCGGCGGCGACCTGTGGGTCTGGGAGCCGCAGGCCAAGGTGCTGTGGAGCGGCAACCCGGTGATCGCCGGCAAGCCCGCCCTGCCCTGGCTGCTCGACGGCCACCTGGTGGCCACGCTTGAGAC is a genomic window of Chitinimonas koreensis containing:
- a CDS encoding MBL fold metallo-hydrolase, whose translation is MKRNLRGALIALACSLGVQAAEPIWDGNTVEMVSEKLADGVYAYYAGNARELNAKGGAAATSSGLIVGSKGALLVDTMLNRRLNAQVQQLSRKLGAKPILYAVNTSAHGDHAYGNMYLPAGTVVIQHAQTRRYMDQHLADDKAFMIKNFGAGRGIEEIEARTGDLLVAPGGTVTLDLGGRTVDVIDFGFAQTGGDLWVWEPQAKVLWSGNPVIAGKPALPWLLDGHLVATLETLRRVYDFLPADARIVPGHGVPIGKEDLKWHIDYLATIEAQVRTAIAQGLSLEQTVKQVAMPEFGGYALFGWVHPGLNVPAAYKDLGGK